Sequence from the uncultured Flavobacterium sp. genome:
AAGCGCGTTGAATAATTTTGATTTTCCCAACTTGGTTTTTAGCATATTTCAGCATATTAGTTAGCATCAAAACACCTTCGGCAGCTTCTTCTTTGCCTAATGTTTTTTCGTAATCAAAAATGGCAAATTCAAGAGCATCAAGTTCATTTTTTAAATCATTTTTATCTACATAAACGGCAATATGGTGTACGTTTTTAGATAACTTCTTTAAAGTTGAAGCCAGTTTGTACGCTACATTTTGATACGTTCTTAAAACGTCAGGATGTTTGGCAAATTTTTCGTGAAGCTTACTATGGTCAAATGAAGTGTAAAGTGCAAGTTCCTGAATTTCGACAAGAGTGATAAAAACAAGCAACATTTTACGATTTTGACTTGTAGTTGCTGATGCATTTTGATTGCCAATAAGCATTTTTCTTAAATCTTCATGAATCAGATTCAGATCAACCTGAACAGCCAATTGTTTTTCGATGATAGCTTGTCTGTTAGCTTCGGGACTCCATAAATCACCTCTTAATTTTAAATATTTTGCAGTTAATTTTATTCCTTCGGCAATTTGTAATTCGACATATTTATAAGGTTGTACAAAATGGAAAACAAGAGATACAATCAAATATAGAATACCACCAACAAAGATAAAACCTGAATATTCAAAAGCTTGCCATCCTTCATGCAAATGCCCAAATGATAGAGAAATAGACAATAAAGCCGAGAATGAAACTAATGTTGCACGTTGTCCATACACTGAAATCATCGAGCATAAAAAAAGTAAAAATCCCAGAAAAGGATAAAATAGTAATGGATATGGATAAGCAAGATTTATTAATAAATTGACGCCAGACACAATAAATGATGCCACAATAAGTCCTTTGATTTTATGACTTAATGAACTCGGAATATCACTGGGATAAGTATAAAAGGCACCTAAGGCAATTGTAAAGCCAATTTCGAAGTGCCCAAAAAAGTTTAAAACTAAAACAGGAACGACAGAAGCAATAGTTACTTTTGAGGCATTTAAGAAAGAAGTACTGTTGGTGAATTTCGAGATATGATCAAGCATATATTGCGGTTTACTAGCAAAGGTAAGAATTGTACGAATTATTTTGGCATAATATTGGATGAGATTTTGCGCAGGAAGCAAAAAGAATATATATTCTAATGTAGAAAATTATTCATTGACTATTTTTTACTATTTTTGCCAACTGAATTAAGGAGGACTAAATTTAGGTTTTTCAGTAGATAATACATTAAAATAATACAAATGATTTTACCAATTGTAGGATATGGTGATCCTGTTTTAAGAAAAGTAGGAGAGGCAATTACGCCAGATTACCCAAACTTAAAAGAAACGATAGCAAACATGTATGAAACCATGTACAACGCTTATGGTGTTGGACTTGCTGCACCGCAAGTAGGTATGGCAATTCGTTTGTTTGTGATTGATACGACTCCTTTTAGCGATGATGAGGATTTACCATCAGAAGAGCAAGAAGATTTAAAAGGTTTCAAAAAAACTTTTATCAATGCTAAAATTCTTAAAGAAGAAGGTGAGGAGTGGAGTTTTAACGAAGGATGTTTAAGCATTCCGGATGTTCGCGAAGATGTTTATAGAAAACCAACTGTTACGATAGAATATTGCGAAGAAGATTTTGTAATGAAAACAGAGGTTTTTGATGGTTTGATAGCAAGAGTTATTCAGCATGAATATGATCATATCGAAGGCGTTTTATTTACGGATAAAATTTCTTCATTGAAAAAACGTTTGATTCAAAAGAAATTGAAAAATATTACTGAAGGTAAGACTTTTCAAGATTACAGAATGAAATTTGCTGCTGCTAAAAAGGGGAGATAAGTATTCTAAAGTAAATTTAGAATCAATAAAATATAATAAATCAAATTCTTAATACTAATTTTAATAAACATGAATTTAGAGAAAATTTTAGCCATTTCTGGGAAACCAGGTCTATATGTATTGAAAGTACAAACTCGTACAGGTTTTGTGGCAGAATCATTATTGGATGGAAAAAAAATCACAGTAAACTTAAAAAGTAATGTAAGTTTATTGTCTGAAATTTCAATTTATACACACGAAGGCGAAAAACCATTAACTGAAGTTATGCAACGTATTGCAACTAAAGAAAATAAAGGTCAAGCTATTTCGCACAAAGAAGATAATGCTACATTAGCGGCTTATTTCAAAGAAATTTTACCTGATTATGATGAAGAAAGAGTTTATCCTTCTGATATTAAAAAAGTATTAAACTGGTACAATACGCTTGAGGCAAAAGGTTTAGTTACTGATGCAGCTCCAGCTGCTACTGCTGAAACTACTGAGGAAGCTCCGGTTGCTGAAGAGAAACCAAAAAAAGCTCCAGCTGCTAAAAAAGCAAAAGCTAAAAAAGAAGAATAGTAAATTTTTACATTCAAATATATTAATCCTGTTAAGATGTTTTCTTAGCAGGATTTTTTTTTGTAGGTATTTTTTGTATTTTATTTATGATTTCTGATAGTGTGAAACTAAATTTAAAATTTAATTTTGTAGGAAAAATAAGTATTTTTTACAATTGATAGTTTAAAGAAAAAGAATCATGTTTCAGACATAATTCTTGATTTTTTACGATTAATTGAAAATCAAGGAAATTAAATTTTAAATAAAAAAAATGAAAAGAGTTACCGCAAAAATTTTGTTTGGTGCAGTTCTGATGATGTTTGTTGCATGTTCAGATAAAAATAGCACAAAAGAAGAAGAAAAAAAACATTGGAATTACGAAGGGGAAACCGGACCGGAACATTGGTCAGAAATTGATCAGAATGATTGTGGAGGAAGTGCACAATCGCCAATAGATATAATGGAGACAGAAACGGATAAAACTTTGCTTCCAATTGATTTTCATTACGATCAAAAAACAAAAATTCATGATATCATAAATAATGGACATTCTATTCAGGTTGATTTTGAACCGGATGATTATATTATGGTCGATGGCGATAAATATGATTTAAAACAATTTCATTTTCATGAACCTGCAGAACATACTATTCGAGGAGTGAGATATCCATTGGTTATTCATATGGTTCATATGAACAAAGAAGGAAAGTATGTTGTACTTGCAATTATGGCTCAGGAAGATAAAGAAATCAATGAAGCTTTTGAATTTCTTGATAAATTTTTGCCTCTAAAAGTTAATGAGAGCATAAAAGTAAATGAAGATTTCAATATAAATAAAGTCTTGCCGGAAAATAAAGCATATTATACCTATACAGGTTCACTTACTACTCCGCCTTGTACGGAAGGAGTTCAGTGGTATATTTTTAAAAGTCCGGTGGGCGTTTCTTTAAAAATAATTGAAGACTTAAGAAAGATAATGCCGATTAATAATTTTAGGAATGTACAGCCTTTAAACGGAAGAATAATTAAGGAATCAATATAATATTTTCATTAAACAAAAAAGAAGGTCATAATAGACCTTCTTTTTTGTTTTTATACATCATTTAATTAATAAAATATTTAATTTTGATTCAACAATAGAAAAAAATGAGCAAAGAACTTCAACTTAAGGCCTTCGAAAGATTATTAATTATAATGGATGAGCTTCGTGAGCAATGTCCTTGGGATAAAAAGCAAACTTTGCAAACGCTCAGACATCTTACGATTGAAGAAACTTATGAATTAGGTGATGCCATTTTGGATAATGATCTAAATGAAGTTAAAAAAGAGTTAGGTGATTTATTACTGCACATTGTTTTTTATGCTAAAATTGGTTCTGAAACCAATGATTTTGATATTGCTGATGTTTGTAATGAAATCTGCGACAAATTAATTCATCGTCATCCTCATATTTACAGCGATACAGTTGTTAAAGACGAAGAAGAAGTCAAACAAAATTGGGAAAAACTAAAGCTAAAAGAAGGCAAAAAATCAGTTTTGGAAGGTGTTCCAAGAAGTTTACCGGCATTAGTAAAAGCAAGCCGAATTCAGGATAAAGTAAAAGGAGTTGGTTTTGACTGGGAAGAACCACATCAGGTTTGGGATAAAGTGCAGGAAGAACTTGAGGAATTACAAGTCGAAGTAACATCTGGTGATCAGGATAAAATCGAAGCCGAATTTGGCGATGTTTTGTTCTCGATGATTAATTATGCAAGATTTCTAAATGTAAATCCCGAAGATGCTTTAGAACGCACAAACAAAAAGTTTATCAAGCGTTTTCAATATCTTGAAAGTAAAGCTGGTGAATTAGGAAAACCATTAATGGATATGACTTTGGCAGAAATGGATGTCTTTTGGAACGAAGCTAAAAAACTATAAACTATTCAGCTAATTTTTTTAATGCCTTTACGTTTTTAAGGATTATTTTTTTTCCTAGTAATTCAATCAATTCCAGTTTATTAAAATCAGATAATAATCGAATGCAGCTTTCTGTTGCAGTTCCAATCATTCCTGCTAATTCTTCTCTGCTAAGTTGTACTTTTAGAGTTTTGTCCGTGTTTTCCCCAAACGCGTCATATAAGTACAGTAAAGTTTCTGCTAATCGTTGTTTTACGGTTTTTTGAACTAATGCAATTTTTTCGTTTTCAGATTCTTTCAAATCTTCACAAACAGATTGCATCAGGTTCATTGAGAATTGATTATTAGTATTGAAGAAATGTATGATTTCACTTTTTGGAATAAAGCAAACTTCCATATCAGCAACAGCTTTTGCTGTCAAATTTGCCGGCTCATTACTAATCATAGAACGTTGTCCTAAAAGTTCGCCGGATTTTACAAGCTTAATAATCTGGTCTTTTCCGTTTGCACTTAATTTAGAAAGTTTTCCAACGCCATCTTTTACACAAAAGACACCATTTGTTACTTCACCTTCTTCAAAAATTGCTTCTCCTTTTTTTATGGTGTAAGTAGATTTGCTATTAGCCAACTTTATAACCTCGTCTTTATTCAGTGCTTTAAGAGAAGATAACTGTCTTACGATACATTGGTCACATTTATTCATAGCAAAAAAAATTTACTGCAAAATTAACCATTATTAGCTTTCGAAGGTATCATTATTACTGAAAAATCATATAAAAAATCCTATGTTGTTATTTACCAGTTTTATTTCAGTAAATTAGAATTCGATTTAATTGTAATATGATAAATGTCATATTTAAAATCGCTTCTTATTTGGAATATTTGTTACATTAAAAAAGAAACAAATTATGACTGAGCAGAGTTGCTTTCATTGTGGACTTATCATTCCTAAAAATGAAGAAATCAATTTTGATGAAAAAAAGTTTTGTTGCAACGGCTGTAAAACCGTTTATGAAATTTTTAGTCTTCATGATTTAACCTGTTATTATGATTTTGAAAAATCGCCTGGAGCCACTCCTCAAGATATACAAGGTAAATATGATTTTCTGGATAATGAAGCTATTTTATCAAAAGTATTAGAATTTCAAGAAGGAAACACCGCAATAGTTTCTTTAAATATACCACATATTCATTGTAGTTCTTGTATTTGGATTCTTGAAAATCTAAATAGAATTCAATCCGGAATAAGCACTTCTCAGGTTAATTTTCCTGAAAAAAGAGTCCGAATTACTTTCAATTCAGATCTTGTTTCTCTTAAAGCTATCGTTAATTTATTAAGTTCAATTGGTTATGAACCATATATAAGTTTAGAAAATTACGAAACAGGAAAAAATAGCGTCGATCGTAGTTTAACCTACAAACTTGGAGTTGCCTTTTTTTGTTTTGGAAACATCATGTTGCTTTCTTTTCCCGAATACTTTGAAATCAAAGAGTTCTGGCTTGATAATTACAAACCTTTTTTTAGAATTTTGATCTTTGTTTTAGCATTGCCAAGCTTTTTATATTCAGCAAGCGGTTATTATGTTTCTGCTTATAAAAGTATAAAATCCAGAATGTTAAACATTGATATTCCAATTGCTTTAGGGATTATCGTAATGTTTGTACGAAGTACGTTTGACATTGTTATGAATTACGGATCAGGTTTTTTTGATAGTTTAACGGGATTGGTATTTTTTATGTTACTCGGAAAAATGTTTCAAATAAAGACTTATAGTTTTTTAAGTTTTGAGAGAGATTTCAAATCCTATTTTCCAATTGCTGTTACTAGAATTAATGCAGATGCTTCTGAAGAAAGTGTTCCTATTTATGATATTTTAAAAGGCAACAGATTATTAATTAGAAATCAGGAATTAATTCCCGTTGACGGTATTTTAATAAGCGAAAGTGCCGAAATTGATTATAGTTTCGTTACTGGAGAAGCGGTTCCGATAACAAAAAAATCCGGAGACAAAGTATTTGCAGGTGGAAAACAAATAGGCAAGGTTGTCGAAATGGAAGTTTTACATTCTGTTTCACAAAGCTATTTGACGCAATTATGGAGCAATGAAATTTTTCAGAAAAAGGTATTTCAAAAACACAAAACGATTACCGATGCAATTAGCCGTTATTTTACACCTATATTATTATTAATTGCTTTTGGAGGATTTGGTTATTGGATATTTATTGATGCTAATACCGCTTTCAATGTTTTCACAGCAGTTTTAATTGTAGCTTGTCCTTGCGCATTGGCACTTACAGCACCATTTACTTTTGGAAATATTCTGAGGATAATGGGCAAGCAAAAAATGTATCTTAAAAATGCTTTGGTAATTGAACAATTAGCAAAAGTTGATACCATAGTTTTTGATAAAACAGGAACAATTACAACCAATAAAAAATCAAATATTCTATATGAAGGAGATAAATTGAGTGATGAAGATTTTGGTCTTATTAAAAATGTTCTTCGTGGCTCAAATCATCCTTTAAGCCGTATGTTGTATGATTTTCTGCCAGAATCAAAAAGACTTATAATTGATGATTTTCAGGAGATAACCGGAAAAGGAATTCAGGCTTCTGTTGAAAATAAAATGATCAGGATTGGTTCTGCAGAATTTATAGATAGTCCTGTTTCGGATATTTCAGAAATCGAAAAAACAGGTTTGCATATTAGAATCAATGATACTTATTATGGGAAATTTACATTCCAGAATCAATATCGAGAAGGTTTAGAAAAATTATTCCACACATTAAGCAAAAACTATCAAATAAAAGTACTTTCTGGAGATAATGATGGAGAACGTGCTAATTTGGAAGCGATTTTACCTGAAAATACAGAATTAATTTTTAATCAAAAACCAGAACAGAAACTGGAGTTTATAAAAAAACTACAAGAAAGTGGTCAAAATGTAATGATGGTTGGCGATGGCTTAAATGATGCCGGAGCGTTGGCACAGAGTAATGTGGGGATTTCTATTTCTGAAAATGTGAATGTGTTTTCTCCCGCTTGTGACGCGATTTTGGCAGCAAGTGAATTTTCACGATTGGATTACTTTCTTAAGTTATCACAAAAGTCTATTACAATAATAAAAATGAGTTTTGTTTTATCGTTACTCTACAATGTTGTAGGACTTTCTTTCGCTATAACAGGCAATCTACTTCCTTTGGTTGCGGCAATTATTATGCCTTTAAGTACAATTACAATTGTAAGTTTTGTGACTTTTATGTCTAACTATTTCAGTAACAGTAATTTAAAACGATTATAAATAATTCAACGTTATTTTTAGTTAAATTTAACTTATCTCCTTACAGTATGATAATTATCATATTTTACCCGCCTCTAACGTAGTAATTTTGTTAACATAAATTTATGGTATGAGTGTTATTTATCTATTAATTTCAGTAAGTATTTTCGTCGCAATTGGATTTTTTATTGCTTTTATTATCGCTGTTAAATCGGGACAATACGATGACGATTATACTCCTTCAGTCAGAATGCTCTTTGACGACGAAACCAAAATTACCCCGCAAAATAATAATTCACCAACCGAAGAAAAACAAGTATAATTATGGAAATGGAACAGTTTTACTACGACAACAAAATTGTAAAAAAATTCATTTATGCCACTATCCTTTTTGGAGTAGTAGGTATGTTAGTGGGGCTAACCTTAGCGGTTATGTACCTTTTTCCCAACATCACAGATGGGATTTCATGGCTTAGTTACGGTCGATTAAGACCATTACATACCAATGCGGTTATTTTTGCCTTTGTCGGAAATGCCTTTTTTGCCGGTATGTATTATTCGCTACAGCGATTGCTAAAAGCCAGAATGTTTAGTGATTTTTTAAGTAACTTACATTTTTGGGGTTGGCAACTTATTATTGTTGCAGCGGCTATAACATTACCTTTAGGTTATACTTCTTCAAAAGAATATGCCGAATTAGAATGGCCAATTGATATCGCTATTGCAGTTATTTGGGTTGTAATGGGAATCAATATGATTGGTACAATGTTGCGTCGTAGAGAGCGTCATTTATATGTTGCAATCTGGTTTTATCTTGCAACATTTGTAACAGTTGCCGTTTTACATATCTTTAATAATATTGAACTTCCGGTTTCGGCTTTAAAAAGTTACTCTGTTTATGCAGGAGTTCAGGATGCATTAGTGCAATGGTGGTACGGACATAATGCAGTTGCGTTTTTCTTAACAACACCATTTTTAGGATTAATGTATTACTTTATCCCAAAAGTAGCCAATCGTCCTATTTACTCGTATCGTTTATCAATTATTCACTTTTGGTCTTTGATATTTATTTATATCTGGGCGGGACCACACCATTTATTATACTCAGCTTTACCAAACTGGGCTCAGAATTTAGGAGTTGCATTTTCGGTAATGTTAATCGCTCCGTCTTGGGGAGGAATGATCAACGGATTATTGACTTTAAGAGGAGCGTGGGATAAAGTTCGTGAAGAACCAGTTTTAAAATTCTTTGTAGTAGCAATCACAGGTTACGGAATGGCGACTTTTGAAGGTCCAATGCTTTCTTTAAAAAATGTAAATGCTATAGCGCATTACACAGATTGGATTATTGCACACGTTCACGTAGGAGCATTAGCATGGAATGGGTTTATGTCATTTGGTATCATTTACTGGTTGATTCCCAGAATGACAAAAAGTACATTATTCTCTAAGAAACTTGCCAATTTCCATTTCTGGATTGGGACTTTAGGAATTATTTTATACGCTTTACCAATGTATGTTGCTGGTTTTCAACAAGCGTCAATGTGGAAACAATTTAATCCAGATGGTACATTAACTTATGGAAATTTCCTTGAGACAGTTACTGCTATTATGCCATTGTATTGGATGAGAGCAATTGGAGGTAGTTTGTATTTAATTGGTATGTTAACGCTGGTTTATAATATTATAATGACCATTAAAGCCGGTGATACGATTGAAGATGAATTAGCTCAGGCTCCAGCATTACAAAGAATCAGCAGCAATAGATTAAGTGGAGAAAAATTCCATACCTGGTTAGAAAGAAAACCAATTCAGTTGACCATTTTGGCAACAATAGCTATTCTAATTGGTGGTATTATTCAAATTGTACCAACAATTATGGTCAAATCAAATATACCAACAATTTCAAGTGTCAAACCATATTCACCTTTAGAACTAGAAGGTCGTGATTTATATATCAGAGAAGGCTGTGTAGGTTGTCACTCACAGTCCGTACGTCCTTTTAGAAGTGAAGTAGAACGTTATGGACCACAATCAAAAGCGGGAGAGTTTGTGTACGATCATCCATTCCTTTGGGGATCAAAACGTACAGGTCCAGATTTGTTAAGAGTAGGTGGTAAGTATAATGATAACTGGCATTTTAATCATTTCTGGAATCCGCAAAGTATTTCTGCAGGTTCAATTATGCCGGGTTATAAGTGGTTGTTTGATAATGAGCCAATGGATATTTCCCTAACTCAAAAGAAAATGCAAGCCATGGTTACACTTGGAGTTCCTTATACAGAAGCAGAGATTACAAATGCACAAAAAACATTAAGAACTCAGGCACTTGCAATAGAAAAAAGCTTAGAAAACGATCCTGATTATGTAAAAAGTTATGAGGATAGTAAGAAAAAAGCAGCTGCAAAAGGCGAAAAATTTGTTCCTATGAATGAGAGAGAAATCGTTGCGATGATTGCTTATATACAAAGACTTGGAACTGATATAAAAGTAAAAGAGACTTCTAAATAACAGCATTATGTTTGAACAGATAAAACACAATATGGAGACTATTTCGGGTATAGAAATTTACCCGATACTTTCTCTCTTAATATTTTTCTTCTTTTTTGTTGGCTTAGGCTTTTGGGTGTTCTCGTATAAAAAAGAAAAAATCCAGGAAATGAGTGAAATACCTTTAGATGAAGGACATGGTATAATTTCAAAAGATATTTAATATGAAAAAATTTTTCCCAGTATATGTAAGAGTACCGCTAATTTTCTTCATCGTCTTTGGATTGATGGAATACTTTATAGATTCAGGTGATAAACCGGCTTTTATAAAATATCCAATGGTTTCTGTCTTTTTGTTGGTCTTTTTATTTATTCTGATAGCAATCGAGATTACATTAAGCGCCGTTAATCGCGTTATGTATCAATTGATGTCACCAGAAGAAAAGGCAAAACTAGATTACGAGAATAGTTTGAGCTTAACAGAAAGTACTTGGTATAAAGATTTAATGCACAAGCTTACTCAAACGCCACCGATCGAAAGAGAAGGAGACTTGTTAATGGATCATGATTATGATGGAATTAAAGAATTAGATAATAATTTACCGCCTTGGTGGGTGTATTTATTTTATATCTGTATTATTTTCGGAGTATTCTATGTTGCACGTTATGAGATTTTTGGAGGAGATGATCAAGAAACAGAGCTTAAAAAAGAAATGGCTCAGGCAAAAATAGATGTAGACGAATATCTTAAAACAGCTCCGGATTTAATGGATGAAAAAACGGTTGTTTTACTTACGGATCCAGAAAATCTAGCAATTGGAAAAGAAATTTTTACAACCAATTGTGCTGCTTGTCACCGTGCTGATGCTGGTGGACAAATTGGACCAAACTTAACAGATGATCGTTGGATTTTAGGTGGAGGAATTAAAAATCTTTTTCATACAATAACCAATGGAGGTCGTGATGGTAAAGGAATGATCGCCTGGAAAGGAACCTTAAAACCTAAGGAAATCCAAAAAGTAGCGAGTTACATCCTTTCCTTACAAGGAAGCAATCCAAAAGACCCGAAAGAATCAGAAGGCGAAGTTTGGGTAGATGAAAGTGCACCAACGAAAGATACCGCAGCAAGTACATCAAAAGATAGTACTGAAGTTAAAAAATAATACTACAACATCATGTCAAATTTACCAGACGAAGCTTTTAGAGATACCATCGGAACTATTGATGAAGGAGGTAATCGAAAATTTATTTTCCCTAAAAAACCGTCTGGTAAATTCTATGAATACAGGAAAATAGTTAGCTATGTTTTGCTGGCTATTTTAGTTGCAAATCCGTTTATAAAAGTAAATGGAAACCAATTTATGATGTTCAATGTTATGGAACGTCGATTTAATATTTTTGGATTTCCATTTTGGCCGCAAGATTTTTATCTCTTTGTAATTTCAATGCTTGTTGGTATTGTATTTATTATCTTGTTTACAGTTGTATTTGGCAGAATTTTTTGCGGTTGGATTTGTCCACAAACGA
This genomic interval carries:
- the def gene encoding peptide deformylase — translated: MILPIVGYGDPVLRKVGEAITPDYPNLKETIANMYETMYNAYGVGLAAPQVGMAIRLFVIDTTPFSDDEDLPSEEQEDLKGFKKTFINAKILKEEGEEWSFNEGCLSIPDVREDVYRKPTVTIEYCEEDFVMKTEVFDGLIARVIQHEYDHIEGVLFTDKISSLKKRLIQKKLKNITEGKTFQDYRMKFAAAKKGR
- a CDS encoding DUF5606 domain-containing protein, producing the protein MNLEKILAISGKPGLYVLKVQTRTGFVAESLLDGKKITVNLKSNVSLLSEISIYTHEGEKPLTEVMQRIATKENKGQAISHKEDNATLAAYFKEILPDYDEERVYPSDIKKVLNWYNTLEAKGLVTDAAPAATAETTEEAPVAEEKPKKAPAAKKAKAKKEE
- a CDS encoding carbonic anhydrase family protein; protein product: MKRVTAKILFGAVLMMFVACSDKNSTKEEEKKHWNYEGETGPEHWSEIDQNDCGGSAQSPIDIMETETDKTLLPIDFHYDQKTKIHDIINNGHSIQVDFEPDDYIMVDGDKYDLKQFHFHEPAEHTIRGVRYPLVIHMVHMNKEGKYVVLAIMAQEDKEINEAFEFLDKFLPLKVNESIKVNEDFNINKVLPENKAYYTYTGSLTTPPCTEGVQWYIFKSPVGVSLKIIEDLRKIMPINNFRNVQPLNGRIIKESI
- the mazG gene encoding nucleoside triphosphate pyrophosphohydrolase, with amino-acid sequence MSKELQLKAFERLLIIMDELREQCPWDKKQTLQTLRHLTIEETYELGDAILDNDLNEVKKELGDLLLHIVFYAKIGSETNDFDIADVCNEICDKLIHRHPHIYSDTVVKDEEEVKQNWEKLKLKEGKKSVLEGVPRSLPALVKASRIQDKVKGVGFDWEEPHQVWDKVQEELEELQVEVTSGDQDKIEAEFGDVLFSMINYARFLNVNPEDALERTNKKFIKRFQYLESKAGELGKPLMDMTLAEMDVFWNEAKKL
- a CDS encoding Crp/Fnr family transcriptional regulator — translated: MNKCDQCIVRQLSSLKALNKDEVIKLANSKSTYTIKKGEAIFEEGEVTNGVFCVKDGVGKLSKLSANGKDQIIKLVKSGELLGQRSMISNEPANLTAKAVADMEVCFIPKSEIIHFFNTNNQFSMNLMQSVCEDLKESENEKIALVQKTVKQRLAETLLYLYDAFGENTDKTLKVQLSREELAGMIGTATESCIRLLSDFNKLELIELLGKKIILKNVKALKKLAE
- a CDS encoding heavy metal translocating P-type ATPase metal-binding domain-containing protein — encoded protein: MTEQSCFHCGLIIPKNEEINFDEKKFCCNGCKTVYEIFSLHDLTCYYDFEKSPGATPQDIQGKYDFLDNEAILSKVLEFQEGNTAIVSLNIPHIHCSSCIWILENLNRIQSGISTSQVNFPEKRVRITFNSDLVSLKAIVNLLSSIGYEPYISLENYETGKNSVDRSLTYKLGVAFFCFGNIMLLSFPEYFEIKEFWLDNYKPFFRILIFVLALPSFLYSASGYYVSAYKSIKSRMLNIDIPIALGIIVMFVRSTFDIVMNYGSGFFDSLTGLVFFMLLGKMFQIKTYSFLSFERDFKSYFPIAVTRINADASEESVPIYDILKGNRLLIRNQELIPVDGILISESAEIDYSFVTGEAVPITKKSGDKVFAGGKQIGKVVEMEVLHSVSQSYLTQLWSNEIFQKKVFQKHKTITDAISRYFTPILLLIAFGGFGYWIFIDANTAFNVFTAVLIVACPCALALTAPFTFGNILRIMGKQKMYLKNALVIEQLAKVDTIVFDKTGTITTNKKSNILYEGDKLSDEDFGLIKNVLRGSNHPLSRMLYDFLPESKRLIIDDFQEITGKGIQASVENKMIRIGSAEFIDSPVSDISEIEKTGLHIRINDTYYGKFTFQNQYREGLEKLFHTLSKNYQIKVLSGDNDGERANLEAILPENTELIFNQKPEQKLEFIKKLQESGQNVMMVGDGLNDAGALAQSNVGISISENVNVFSPACDAILAASEFSRLDYFLKLSQKSITIIKMSFVLSLLYNVVGLSFAITGNLLPLVAAIIMPLSTITIVSFVTFMSNYFSNSNLKRL
- the ccoS gene encoding cbb3-type cytochrome oxidase assembly protein CcoS gives rise to the protein MSVIYLLISVSIFVAIGFFIAFIIAVKSGQYDDDYTPSVRMLFDDETKITPQNNNSPTEEKQV
- the ccoN gene encoding cytochrome-c oxidase, cbb3-type subunit I, encoding MEMEQFYYDNKIVKKFIYATILFGVVGMLVGLTLAVMYLFPNITDGISWLSYGRLRPLHTNAVIFAFVGNAFFAGMYYSLQRLLKARMFSDFLSNLHFWGWQLIIVAAAITLPLGYTSSKEYAELEWPIDIAIAVIWVVMGINMIGTMLRRRERHLYVAIWFYLATFVTVAVLHIFNNIELPVSALKSYSVYAGVQDALVQWWYGHNAVAFFLTTPFLGLMYYFIPKVANRPIYSYRLSIIHFWSLIFIYIWAGPHHLLYSALPNWAQNLGVAFSVMLIAPSWGGMINGLLTLRGAWDKVREEPVLKFFVVAITGYGMATFEGPMLSLKNVNAIAHYTDWIIAHVHVGALAWNGFMSFGIIYWLIPRMTKSTLFSKKLANFHFWIGTLGIILYALPMYVAGFQQASMWKQFNPDGTLTYGNFLETVTAIMPLYWMRAIGGSLYLIGMLTLVYNIIMTIKAGDTIEDELAQAPALQRISSNRLSGEKFHTWLERKPIQLTILATIAILIGGIIQIVPTIMVKSNIPTISSVKPYSPLELEGRDLYIREGCVGCHSQSVRPFRSEVERYGPQSKAGEFVYDHPFLWGSKRTGPDLLRVGGKYNDNWHFNHFWNPQSISAGSIMPGYKWLFDNEPMDISLTQKKMQAMVTLGVPYTEAEITNAQKTLRTQALAIEKSLENDPDYVKSYEDSKKKAAAKGEKFVPMNEREIVAMIAYIQRLGTDIKVKETSK
- a CDS encoding CcoQ/FixQ family Cbb3-type cytochrome c oxidase assembly chaperone, whose product is MFEQIKHNMETISGIEIYPILSLLIFFFFFVGLGFWVFSYKKEKIQEMSEIPLDEGHGIISKDI
- a CDS encoding cbb3-type cytochrome c oxidase N-terminal domain-containing protein, which produces MKKFFPVYVRVPLIFFIVFGLMEYFIDSGDKPAFIKYPMVSVFLLVFLFILIAIEITLSAVNRVMYQLMSPEEKAKLDYENSLSLTESTWYKDLMHKLTQTPPIEREGDLLMDHDYDGIKELDNNLPPWWVYLFYICIIFGVFYVARYEIFGGDDQETELKKEMAQAKIDVDEYLKTAPDLMDEKTVVLLTDPENLAIGKEIFTTNCAACHRADAGGQIGPNLTDDRWILGGGIKNLFHTITNGGRDGKGMIAWKGTLKPKEIQKVASYILSLQGSNPKDPKESEGEVWVDESAPTKDTAASTSKDSTEVKK